A part of Uloborus diversus isolate 005 chromosome 6, Udiv.v.3.1, whole genome shotgun sequence genomic DNA contains:
- the LOC129224574 gene encoding ankyrin repeat and LEM domain-containing protein 1-like produces MTEILEVILSCDLKKLKSLVERGLDINCQIPGTEGCTPLHIAVGIKKLEKKEKILSYLLEMGADPNARSFDDLTPVHIASMWNNCFQLEKLLQNGGNPWLTDNENKNSFDMAADYKAYEAYQILQIYLAEDRFTYKDSNNASKRKSKSRIRHEVVKREDDELVHQSLNEMTNINYITANDNFMSQISAIEDETESFIINLSKFLKRRGSCREKNKSTNLDKSKPKNDTSHNNLFVPLSNATKPPVPKQEQDCHERDFNQAYYFSPHENDSFDSTINNLHVSDTAGPHTIVDSDNETGIVLVAEDVSENCGIDGSANSSMSSTCSDWKTFQADNISRVSAAGSDCSSHPSSSILITSHLQKYSNSKIFDQLQNLGDKPGPVLDHTREVYLRRLAKLRSGCNVSCVLPEPKFCPEIYLFLEGKLNMTRIQNMEHLMAAEFNDLNPDQKWREGNQRSCFNYFLLDPRVTQNLPSRASQLSLEKSFMTFIDSLFYVGKGSRNRPYTHLLEAVKTMQNNDEKSDKIAHILDIWSSGLGVISLHCFHNSIPVEAYTKEACIIEAMGLSNLTNVKTGDYYGISTKWTKSRKRQIGISLLNRALQIFILEGERQIKPKDVKTVK; encoded by the exons gaAACTGAAGTCTCTTGTGGAAAGAGGACTTGATATAAATTGCCAGATACCTGGCACCGAAGGTTGTACTCCACTTCATATTGCTGTGGGCATCAAgaagttggaaaaaaaagaaaagatcctTTCTTATTTGTTGGAAATGGGTGCTGATCCTAATGCAAG ATCATTTGATGACTTAACGCCTGTGCATATTGCATCGATGTGGAACAACTGTTTTCAATTGGAAAAGCTCTTACAAAATGGCGGAAATCCGTGGTTGACCGACAACGAAAATAAGAATTCATTTGATATGGCTGCTGATTACAAAGCCTATGAAGCatatcaaattttgcaaatttatctTGCTGAAGATAGGTTTACCTACAAGGATTCAAATaatgcttcaaaaagaaaatctaaatccAGAATTAGGCACGAGGTTGTTAAGCGTGAAGACGATGAACTTGTTCATCAATCATTGAATGAAATGACAAACATTAACTATATCACAGCAAATGATAATTTTATGTCTCAGATATCTGCCATAGAAGATGAAACTGAGAGCTTTATAATCAATCTTAGTAAGTTCTTAAAAAGGAGGGGCTCATGCagagaaaaaaataagtcaaCAAACTTGGACAAATCCAAACCTAAAAATGATACGAGTCACAATAATCTCTTTGTTCCTTTAAGCAATGCAACGAAACCTCCAGTGCCCAAACAAGAACAGGATTGCCATGAGAGGGACTTTAACCAAGCCTACTATTTTTCTCCGCATGAAAACGACAGTTTCGATTCTACTATAAACAACTTGCACGTTTCAGATACTGCAGGTCCACACACGATTGTCGACAGTGACAACGAAACTGGCATCGTGCTCGTAGCTGAAGATGTTTCTGAAAACTGCGGTATTGATGGTTCAGCAAACTCTTCAATGTCCAGCACTTGCAGTGACTGGAAAACATTTCAAGCGGACAATATCAGTAGAGTATCGGCTGCTGGCAGTGACTGCTCATCCCATCCAAGTTCTTCCATTCTTATAACTAGTCATCTTCAAAAGTAcagcaattcaaaaatttttgatcagCTACAAAATTTGGGTGACAAACCAGGTCCAGTGTTGGATCATACTCGGGAAGTGTACCTTCGACGATTGGCTAAACTAAGATCTGGTTGTAATGTTTCCTGTGTGCTACCGGAGCCAA AGTTCTGTCCGGAAATATACCTGTTCCTGGAAGGCAAGCTCAATATGACTCGGATACAGAACATGGAGCACCTCATGGCTGCCGAATTCAACGACCTGAATCCCGATCAAAAGTGGAGAGAAGGCAATCAACGTTCCTGTTTCAACTACTTCCTTTTGGACCCCAGGGTGACCCAGAACCTTCCGTCGAGAGCTTCTCAGCTGTCTTTGGAGAAATCTTTCATGACTTTCATCGATTCATTGTTTTACGTTGGGAAGGGATCGAGAAACAGGCCATACACTCATCTGCTGGAAGCTGTGAAGACAATGCAAAACAATGATGAA aaaagtgataaaattgcTCACATACTGGATATTTGGTCATCAGGTTTGGGCGTCATTTCTTTACATTGTTTCCACAATTCCATTCCTGTAGAAGCATATACTAAAGAAGCATGCATCATTGAAGCAATGG GACTCTCCAACCTTACGAATGTGAAAACTGGAGATTACTACGGCATATCAACAAAATGGACCAAATCTCGAAAGCGCCAAATCGGAATATCATTGTTAAATCGTGCTTTACAAATTTTCATCTTGGAGGGAGAAAGACAGATTAAGCCAAAAGACGTTAAAACTGTAAAGTAA